Proteins encoded by one window of Dreissena polymorpha isolate Duluth1 chromosome 11, UMN_Dpol_1.0, whole genome shotgun sequence:
- the LOC127850193 gene encoding nucleolar and coiled-body phosphoprotein 1-like isoform X3, with product MATKEDPSILPSILDYIGRRCKDVLPFLNKSPVFKHITTDGSPKLEEVFTHWSRTSGKRKANENETPLEAKRVKSDPPVTPQGAAALKRIHESSSSSDSDSDSDTAKPPAKKPAPPAAKPATKEQDSSSATSDSDADSESTDDETSAKKNKVLTKKSPQANKSYNTVPPPSSLNAKAQSAKPAAVTPAKQAADSSSSDDSSSSEEEAPATKVTPAKPIAKSAPVKAAESSSSEDSSSSEDETPATKVTPGKPASTTPAKTLAVTPAKPVAKAAPVKAAESSSSEDSSSSEDETPATKVTPGKPASTTPAKTVAVTPAKPIAKAAPVKAAESSSSEDSSSSEDETPASKLYRQSPPQLNNL from the exons atggcCACTAAAGAGGATCCGAGTATTTTACCTTCTATACTTGATTACATTGGTAGACGATGCAAAGACGTTTTGCCATTTTTGAACAAATCACCAGTG ttcaAACATATAACCACAGATGGGTCACCGAAATTGGAGGAGGTGTTTACGCATTGGAGCAG AACATCAGGCAAGCGCAAGGCCAACGAAAATGAGACCCCTTTGGAAGCCAAGAGAGTCAAGTCGGACCCACCTGTCACGCCACAAGGGGCAGCTGCTCTGAAGAGAATACACGAGTCAAGCTCAAGCAGTGACAGTGACTCAGACAGTGATACAGCAAAACCTCCGGCGAAAAAGCCTGCACCCCCAGCAGCCAAGCCTGCTACAAAGGAACAAGACTCGAGCAGCGCTACTTCAGATTCTGATGCAGATTCTGAGAGCACTGATGATGAAACCTCCGCCAAGAAGAATAAGGTTCTCACAAAAAAGTCTCCGCAAGCAAACAAATCCTACAACACTGTGCCTCCTCCCAGTTCTCTGAATGCCAAGGCTCAATCTGCTAAACCAGCAGCAGTCACACCAGCCAAGCAGGCAGCAGACAGCAGTAGCAGTGATGACTCTAGTTCAAGTGAAGAAGAAGCTCCAGCAACTAAAGTAACACCAGCAAAGCCTATTGCTAAGTCTGCACCAGTAAAAGCTGCAGAAAGTAGCAGCAGTGAAGATTCAAGTTCTAGTGAGGATGAAACTCCTGCTACTAAAGTCACACCAGGTAAACCAGCTTCAACAACACCTGCTAAAACACTAGCAGTAACACCAGCAAAGCCTGTTGCTAAGGCTGCACCAGTAAAAGCTGCAGAAAGTAGCAGCAGTGAAGATTCAAGTTCTAGTGAGGATGAAACTCCTGCTACTAAAGTCACACCAGGTAAACCAGCTTCAACAACAC CTGCTAAAACAGTGGCAGTAACACCAGCAAAGCCTATTGCTAAGGCTGCACCAGTAAAAGCTGCAGAAAGTAGCAGCAGTGAAGATTCAAGCTCTAGTGAGGATGAGACTCCTGCTTCTAAGTTGTACCGGCAAAGCCCACCCCAGCTAAACAACCTGTGA
- the LOC127850193 gene encoding nucleolar and coiled-body phosphoprotein 1-like isoform X2: protein MATKEDPSILPSILDYIGRRCKDVLPFLNKSPVFKHITTDGSPKLEEVFTHWSRTSGKRKANENETPLEAKRVKSDPPVTPQGAAALKRIHESSSSSDSDSDSDTAKPPAKKPAPPAAKPATKEQDSSSATSDSDADSESTDDETSAKKNKVLTKKSPQANKSYNTVPPPSSLNAKAQSAKPAAVTPAKQAADSSSSDDSSSSEEEAPATKVTPAKPIAKSAPVKAAESSSSEDSSSSEDETPATKVTPGKPASTTPAKTLAVTPAKPVAKAAPVKAAESSSSEDSSSSEDETPATKVTPGKPAATTPAKTVAVTPAKPIAKAAPVKAAESSSSEDSSSSEDETPASKLYRQSPPQLNNL, encoded by the exons atggcCACTAAAGAGGATCCGAGTATTTTACCTTCTATACTTGATTACATTGGTAGACGATGCAAAGACGTTTTGCCATTTTTGAACAAATCACCAGTG ttcaAACATATAACCACAGATGGGTCACCGAAATTGGAGGAGGTGTTTACGCATTGGAGCAG AACATCAGGCAAGCGCAAGGCCAACGAAAATGAGACCCCTTTGGAAGCCAAGAGAGTCAAGTCGGACCCACCTGTCACGCCACAAGGGGCAGCTGCTCTGAAGAGAATACACGAGTCAAGCTCAAGCAGTGACAGTGACTCAGACAGTGATACAGCAAAACCTCCGGCGAAAAAGCCTGCACCCCCAGCAGCCAAGCCTGCTACAAAGGAACAAGACTCGAGCAGCGCTACTTCAGATTCTGATGCAGATTCTGAGAGCACTGATGATGAAACCTCCGCCAAGAAGAATAAGGTTCTCACAAAAAAGTCTCCGCAAGCAAACAAATCCTACAACACTGTGCCTCCTCCCAGTTCTCTGAATGCCAAGGCTCAATCTGCTAAACCAGCAGCAGTCACACCAGCCAAGCAGGCAGCAGACAGCAGTAGCAGTGATGACTCTAGTTCAAGTGAAGAAGAAGCTCCAGCAACTAAAGTAACACCAGCAAAGCCTATTGCTAAGTCTGCACCAGTAAAAGCTGCAGAAAGTAGCAGCAGTGAAGATTCAAGTTCTAGTGAGGATGAAACTCCTGCTACTAAAGTCACACCAGGTAAACCAGCTTCAACAACACCTGCTAAAACACTAGCAGTAACACCAGCAAAGCCTGTTGCTAAGGCTGCACCAGTAAAAGCTGCAGAAAGTAGCAGCAGTGAAGATTCAAGTTCTAGTGAGGATGAAACTCCTGCTACTAAAGTCACACCAG GTAAACCAGCTGCAACGACACCTGCTAAAACAGTGGCAGTAACACCAGCAAAGCCTATTGCTAAGGCTGCACCAGTAAAAGCTGCAGAAAGTAGCAGCAGTGAAGATTCAAGCTCTAGTGAGGATGAGACTCCTGCTTCTAAGTTGTACCGGCAAAGCCCACCCCAGCTAAACAACCTGTGA
- the LOC127850193 gene encoding nucleolar and coiled-body phosphoprotein 1-like isoform X1, translated as MATKEDPSILPSILDYIGRRCKDVLPFLNKSPVFKHITTDGSPKLEEVFTHWSRTSGKRKANENETPLEAKRVKSDPPVTPQGAAALKRIHESSSSSDSDSDSDTAKPPAKKPAPPAAKPATKEQDSSSATSDSDADSESTDDETSAKKNKVLTKKSPQANKSYNTVPPPSSLNAKAQSAKPAAVTPAKQAADSSSSDDSSSSEEEAPATKVTPAKPIAKSAPVKAAESSSSEDSSSSEDETPATKVTPGKPASTTPAKTLAVTPAKPVAKAAPVKAAESSSSEDSSSSEDETPATKVTPGKPASTTPAKTLAVTPAKPVAKAAPVKAAESSSSEDSSSSEDETPAIKVTPGKPAATTPAKTVAVTPAKPIAKAAPVKAAESSSSEDSSSSEDETPASKLYRQSPPQLNNL; from the exons atggcCACTAAAGAGGATCCGAGTATTTTACCTTCTATACTTGATTACATTGGTAGACGATGCAAAGACGTTTTGCCATTTTTGAACAAATCACCAGTG ttcaAACATATAACCACAGATGGGTCACCGAAATTGGAGGAGGTGTTTACGCATTGGAGCAG AACATCAGGCAAGCGCAAGGCCAACGAAAATGAGACCCCTTTGGAAGCCAAGAGAGTCAAGTCGGACCCACCTGTCACGCCACAAGGGGCAGCTGCTCTGAAGAGAATACACGAGTCAAGCTCAAGCAGTGACAGTGACTCAGACAGTGATACAGCAAAACCTCCGGCGAAAAAGCCTGCACCCCCAGCAGCCAAGCCTGCTACAAAGGAACAAGACTCGAGCAGCGCTACTTCAGATTCTGATGCAGATTCTGAGAGCACTGATGATGAAACCTCCGCCAAGAAGAATAAGGTTCTCACAAAAAAGTCTCCGCAAGCAAACAAATCCTACAACACTGTGCCTCCTCCCAGTTCTCTGAATGCCAAGGCTCAATCTGCTAAACCAGCAGCAGTCACACCAGCCAAGCAGGCAGCAGACAGCAGTAGCAGTGATGACTCTAGTTCAAGTGAAGAAGAAGCTCCAGCAACTAAAGTAACACCAGCAAAGCCTATTGCTAAGTCTGCACCAGTAAAAGCTGCAGAAAGTAGCAGCAGTGAAGATTCAAGTTCTAGTGAGGATGAAACTCCTGCTACTAAAGTCACACCAGGTAAACCAGCTTCAACAACACCTGCTAAAACACTAGCAGTAACACCAGCAAAGCCTGTTGCTAAGGCTGCACCAGTAAAAGCTGCAGAAAGTAGCAGCAGTGAAGATTCAAGTTCTAGTGAGGATGAAACTCCTGCTACTAAAGTCACACCAGGTAAACCAGCTTCAACAACACCTGCTAAAACACTAGCAGTAACACCAGCAAAGCCTGTTGCTAAGGCTGCACCAGTAAAAGCTGCAGAAAGTAGCAGCAGTGAAGATTCTAGTTCTAGTGAAGATGAAACCCCTGCTATTAAAGTCACACCAGGTAAACCAGCTGCAACGACACCTGCTAAAACAGTGGCAGTAACACCAGCAAAGCCTATTGCTAAGGCTGCACCAGTAAAAGCTGCAGAAAGTAGCAGCAGTGAAGATTCAAGCTCTAGTGAGGATGAGACTCCTGCTTCTAAGTTGTACCGGCAAAGCCCACCCCAGCTAAACAACCTGTGA
- the LOC127850192 gene encoding nucleolar and coiled-body phosphoprotein 1-like, with product MAGPKSAQGKPAVGKTAEIKTQAKQDSSSSDDSCSSEDETPASKATPAKPAAVAPAKAAAVTPAKKAAESSSSDDSSSSEDEAAVKTPVTKALPVKPAAAKPAASSSSEDSSSSDDEAPASKATQAKPVIPAKNASTAKPAAVTTAKKAAESSSSDDSSSSEDETPVVKVAPSKPTTVTPKPATVTPSKPATVTPAKKVADSSSSDDSSSSEDETPVVKAAPSKPATVTPKPATVTPSKPATVTPAKKAAESSSSDDSSSSEDETPVVKAAPSKPATVTPKPATMTPSKPATVTPAKKVADSSSSDDSSSSEDETPVVKASPVKAVLAKPAAAKPADSSSSDDSSSSEDETPANKATAAKPGIPAKNALTAKPAAITPAKKVADSSSSDDSSSSEDETSASKVTPAKPAATTPAKPAATTPAKPAATTPAKPAATTPAKPVAVTPAKKVAESSSSDDSSSSEDETSKKPSTQQPAKVTPAKAPVAEDSSSSEDSSSEEEAKKTLTQTKVTPAKITPKTVKNTEDSSSSSDSSSEDEAPTKTLNSSSTKSVATPKSVLKTPAQKAASSSESSSEDEASLPSTPGLTPVMGAKKGAVMVTSTPHHPSNTAATTNGNVESDDSGVSSGSKEKPVVAAKNEKNQKNNADTTDDSFNTNARRKSSPFRRIREDEITVDPRLQNNSFDAKRGAQGSWGERANKDLIVTKGKSFRHEKTKKKRGSYKGGPIDTEGVYSIKFDD from the exons ATGGCAGGTCCTAAATCTGCCCAGGGAAAACCGGCTGTTGGAAAAACTGCAGAAATCAAGACACAAGCAAAACAGGACAGTAGTAGCAGCGATGACTCCTGTTCAAGCGAAGATGAGACCCCTGCTAGTAAAGCCACTCCAGCTAAACCAGCAGCAGTAGCACCAGCCAAAGCTGCAGCAGTAACACCAGCAAAGAAAGCAGCTGAGAGCAGCAGCAGTGATGACTCTAGTTCTAGCGAGGATGAGGCTGCTGTGAAAACGCCAGTAACCAAGGCTCTACCTGTGAAGCCTGCTGCTGCCAAACCAGCTGCCAGTTCCAGCAGTGAGGACTCCAGTTCCAGTGATGATGAGGCCCCTGCTAGTAAAGCCACACAGGCTAAACCAGTCATTCCAGCGAAGAATGCATCAACTGCTAAACCAGCAGCAGTCACAACAGCCAAGAAAGCAGCTGAGAGCAGTAGCAGTGATGACTCAAGTTCCAGTGAAGATGAAACTCCAGTTGTTAAGGTtgcaccatcaaaaccaacaacAGTGACTCCTAAACCTGCTACAGTGACTCCTTCTAAACCTGCTACAGTGACACCAGCCAAGAAAGTGGCAGACAGCAGTAGCAGTGACGACTCAAGTTCCAGTGAAGATGAAACTCCGGTTGTGAAGGCTGCACCATCTAAACCTGCTACAGTGACTCCTAAACCTGCTACAGTGACTCCTTCTAAACCTGCTACAGTGACACCAGCCAAGAAAGCAGCAGAGAGCAGCAGTAGTGATGACTCAAGTTCCAGTGAAGATGAAACTCCAGTTGTGAAGGCTGCACCATCTAAACCTGCTACAGTGACTCCTAAACCTGCTACAATGACTCCTTCTAAACCTGCTACAGTGACACCAGCCAAGAAAGTAGCAGACAGCAGTAGCAGTGACGACTCAAGTTCCAGTGAAGATGAAACTCCAGTTGTGAAGGCTTCACCTGTCAAAGCTGTTCTCGCCAAGCCAGCTGCTGCAAAACCAGCTGACAGTTCCAGTAGCGATGATTCCAGTTCTAGTGAAGACGAGACCCCTGCTAATAAAGCAACAGCTGCCAAACCAGGCATACCAGCCAAGAATGCCTTAACTGCTAAACCAGCAGCGATAACACCAGCAAAGAAAGTAGCAGACAGCAGTAGCAGTGATGACTCTAGTTCCAGTGAAGATGAAACTTCTGCTAGTAAAGTCACACCTGCTAAACCAGCAGCAACAACACCTGCTAAACCAGCAGCAACAACACCTGCTAAACCAGCAGCAACAACACCTGCTAAACCAGCAGCAACAACACCTGCTAAACCAGTAGCAGTAACACCAGCAAAGAAAGTAGCCGAGAGTAGCAGCAGTGATGACTCCAGCTCTAGTGAAGATGAAACTTCAAAGAAACCTTCAACTCAACAACCTGCAAAAGTGACTCCAGCTAAAGCACCTGTAGCAGAAGATAGCAGTAGTAGTGAAGACAGCTCTAGTGAGGAGGAGGCAAAGAAAACACTGACACAAACCAAAGTAACACCTGCTAAAATCACACCAAAAACAGTTAAAAACACAGAAGACTCCAGTTCTAGTTCTGACTCCAGCTCGGAGGATGAAGCCCCCACAAAGACTTTAAATTCCTCTAGCACAAAATCAGTTGCTACACCAAAATCTGTTTTAAAAACACCAGCACAAAAGGCTGCCAGCAGTTCTGAATCATCTTCCGAAGACGAAGCCTCACTTCCCTCAACGCCCGGTCTCACCCCAGTCATGGGAGCAAAGAAGGGTGCAGTTATGGTTACCTCCACACCTCATCACCCTAGCAACACGGCGGCAACGACCAATGGGAACGTAGAATCAGACGACTCTGGAGTCTCATCTGGCTCCAAGGAGAAACCAGTTGTGGCTGCAAAGAACGAGAAAAATCAGAAG aaCAATGCAGACACTACTGATGACAGCTTTAATACAAATGCCAGA AGGAAGAGCAGCCCATTCAGAAGGATTCGTGAAGACGAGATCACGGTGGACCCTAGACTGCAGAACAACTCATTTGATGCCAAG